In a genomic window of Zonotrichia albicollis isolate bZonAlb1 chromosome 7, bZonAlb1.hap1, whole genome shotgun sequence:
- the HPS6 gene encoding BLOC-2 complex member HPS6, translating to MKLRRVSDLSDFSRGHWLRELLCRGEEPSRVQSSPDGQHVLLLQKSRPPALPRLVAFQRHSIAGADLERSWQPPQPAPVGLLFLQSPVVPDSWVLAVVWEHGRTEVWHFVVAVGWQLLQTLELCQGARARVVSVCSQGASLVWCEERPPLGAHSDVSKCAFRFCVCARALELGEQGVRLGTARIVLHNSPEYQVLASPQHVFLVPAAAGFATTSKFLLIWHPEKAEFTITAPSAGFIHSKVLRSSSESDFKKLLLGSVGLLSGFAPLDIHTSTVSNNGGLLLVSTKGSVNIVEPDGTQRHIFDLEGGPLAHGSPVQLKSFGSILACVLAGVLYLVDQNSGRLVEKEVLSMKEVHFLESQGEEDSIQVLSQSGIYSLSFSKPEDNSRPEPCLVEMVFEEACRYYQRRSLSSSKLTVEKLKKGGTFQAPVVLAAILQHSLHQKQKPAQSLQDSYTKLLSTVSLELQSYMSLELLKTCVVCATESEVESYCKELVEQEVSRILQSDMDKDNLAYLNSVFASFPKAAWKATRSCLQLQQNGDGLLVARATPEVWKKVLCQPQLEEVGQNGMVPLFELICASFLRFKPKWLPSFVELTQQYVSSSWSYGSKEGPEGRVPLYKRALGVLARKNKHGEADEEMELELLLCSKRPKAVLQALHLLIHLKRWQRVVEVAEKFSKLSPLLNKEIFITLLAEFAQHRELDPYLDRLWPLCPAELTASDILTTVLQHLPHSQEKPVPFSSEGNQLTVGLLKPLLQRVVQRPSVQDEMYSDALQSSTFPPPTPPREHKIPSKAVADDVPQPSMARTSSPSALLQDDSV from the coding sequence ATGAAGCTGCGGCGGGTCTCCGACTTGAGTGACTTCAGCCGAGGCCACTGGCTGCGGGAGTTGCTGTGCCGCGGAGAAGAGCCCAGCCGCGTCCAGTCCAGCCCCGACGGGCAAcatgtcctgctcctgcagaagAGCCGGCCGCCCGCCCTGCCGCGGCTGGTGGCCTTCCAGCGCCACAGCATCGCTGGAGCCGAcctggagaggagctggcagCCGCCCCAGCCAGCCCCTGTGGGACTGCTcttcctgcagagccctgtggtACCGGACTCGTGGGTGCTGGCCGTGGTGTGGGAACACGGCCGGACCGAGGTGTGGCACTTCGTGGTGGCCgtgggctggcagctgctgcagacccTGGAACTGTGCCAGGGCGCCCGGGCACGAGTGGTGTCCGTGTGCAGCCAGGGAGCCAGCCTGGTGTGGTGTGAGGAGAGGCCGCCGCTGGGCGCTCACTCGGACGTGAGCAAGTGTGCCTTCAGGTTCTGTGTCTGTGCCCGtgctctggagctgggggagcagggcGTGCGGCTGGGCACTGCGAGGATAGTCCTGCACAACAGCCCCGAGTACCaggtcctggcctctccccagcaTGTCTTCCTAGTGCCTGCTGCTGCCGGCTTCGCCACCACTTCCAAATTCCTCCTCATCTGGCATCCAGAGAAGGCAGAGTTCACCATCACAGCCCCCTCTGCGGGCTTCATCCACAGCAAGGTGCTGCGCTCCAGCAGCGAGTCAGACTTCAAGAAGCTCCTGCTGGGTTCTGTGGGCCTTCTCTCAGGTTTTGCGCCTCTGGACATTCACACCTCCACTGTGTCCAACAACGGGGGTCTGCTGCTGGTGAGCACAAAGGGTTCTGTGAATATCGTGGAGCCAGATGGGACACAGAGGCATATCTTTGACCTGGAGGGCGGCCCCCTGGCCCACGGGAGTCCTGTCCAGCTGAAGAGTTTTGGcagcatcctggcctgtgtgcTGGCTGGAGTGCTGTACCTTGTCGACCAGAACAGTGGAAGGCTTGTAGAAAAGGAAGTCCTGAGCATGAAAGAGGTGCATTTCCTGGAGTCTCAGGGAGAGGAGGACAGTATCCAGGTCCTCAGTCAGAGTGGCATCTACAGCCTTAGCTTTTCCAAACCTGAGGACAACAGCAGGCCTGAGCCATGCCTGGTGGAGATGGTGTTTGAGGAGGCCTGCAGATATTATCAGAGGAGAAGCCTCAGCAGCTCCAAGCTGACAGTGGAGAAGTTGAAGAAGGGTGGTACGTTCCAGGCTCCTGTAGTCCTCGCTGccatcctgcagcacagcctccaCCAGAAGCAGAAGCCAGCCCAAAGCCTACAAGATTCTTACACCAAGCTGTTGAGCACAgtgagcctggagctgcagagctacATGAGCCTGGAGCTCCTCAAGACTTGTGTGGTGTGCGCCACAGAGAGTGAGGTGGAAAGCTACTGCAAGGAGCTGGTGGAGCAGGAGGTCAGCCGCATTCTGCAGTCTGACATGGACAAAGACAACTTGGCCTATCTGAACTCTGTCTTTGCCTCCTTCCCCAAGGCTGCCTGGAAGGCCACaaggagctgcctgcagctgcagcagaatgGAGATGGCCTCTTGGTAGCCAGGGCCACCCCAGAGGTATGGAAGAAGGTCCTGTGTCAGCcgcagctggaggaggtggGTCAGAATGGAATGGTCCCGCTCTTTGAGCTCATTTGTGCCTCCTTCCTGAGGTTCAAACCCAAGTGGCTGCCCAGCTTTGTGGAGCTGACCCAGCAGTACGTTAGCAGCTCTTGGTCATACGGCAGCAAGGAGGGCCCAGAGGGCCGGGTGCCACTGTACAAGAGAGCACTGGGAGTGCTGGCCCGAAAGAACAAACACGGCGAGGCAGATGAGGAGATGGAGCTGgaactgctgctctgcagcaagaGGCCTAAGGCTGTGCTGCAAGCTCTGCACCTTCTCATCCATCTGAAGCGGTGGCAGCGGGTGGTGGAGGTGGCAGAGAAGTTCTCCAAACTCAGCCCCTTGCTCAACAAGGAGATATTCATCACACTGCTGGCTGAGTTTGCCCAGCACCGGGAGCTGGACCCTTACCTGGACAGGCTGTGGCCGCTGTGCCCTGCTGAGCTCACCGCCTCAGACATCCTCACCACGGTCCTGCAGCACCTCCCTCATTCCCAGGAGAAGCCAGTGCCCTTCTCCAGTGAGGGGAACCAGCTGACTGTGGGCTTGCTTAAGCCACTGCTGCAAAGGGTTGTGCAGCGTCCCAGTGTCCAGGATGAGATGTACTCTgatgccctgcagagcagcaccttcccccctcccaccCCACCACGAGAGcacaaaatcccctcaaaagcAGTGGCTGATGATGTTCCTCAGCCATCTATGGCAAGGACTTCCTCACCCTCAGCACTGCTACAGGATGACAGTGTGTGA